A genome region from Dolichospermum compactum NIES-806 includes the following:
- a CDS encoding DUF1257 domain-containing protein, whose amino-acid sequence MSHFSTLRTKITDAEILKSSLRDLGISVKTEADVRGYNGQRLRSDIVAVLEGEYDLGWSRNSDGSFDLIADLWGVAKKHNQTELINSINQKYAVNKTLAEVKQRGLQNANVKLVLQ is encoded by the coding sequence ATGTCTCACTTTAGCACTCTGCGTACCAAGATCACCGATGCCGAAATTCTCAAGTCTTCTTTGCGCGACTTAGGTATCAGCGTAAAGACTGAAGCTGATGTTCGTGGTTATAATGGTCAGCGTCTCCGTTCCGACATCGTTGCTGTATTGGAAGGCGAGTACGATCTAGGTTGGTCTCGTAACAGTGACGGTTCTTTTGACCTCATTGCTGACCTTTGGGGTGTTGCTAAGAAGCACAACCAGACCGAGTTGATCAACTCTATCAATCAAAAATATGCCGTTAACAAGACTTTGGCTGAAGTAAAACAGCGCGGTCTGCAAAATGCCAATGTTAAGTTGGTATTGCAGTAA
- the ycf46 gene encoding stress-responsive protein Ycf46, which translates to MKEELNILIQAQYPLIYLVTSEEERAEQSIFKVSQDLKPQRRVYVWTVTHGIVEYGQPRNTTQHNTVSPEAAIDWIIRQKEPSIFILKDLHPFIDAPATTRSLRDAIASFKGTQKNIILMSPVQQVPIELEKEVVVLDFQLPDMAELNKVLTVHQEQNRGRRLTTEAREKLLRAALGLTKDEAEKVYRKAQVTTGCLTEDEVDIVLSEKKQLIRRNGILEYIEEDETIDAVGGLEELKTWLTQRSNAFTERAREYGLPQPKGMLILGVPGCGKSLIAKTTSRLWGLPILRLDMGRVYDGSMVGRSEANLRNALKTAESISPTILFIDELDKSFAGSGGSGDSDGGTSNRIFGSFLTWMQEKKSPVFVMATANRVERLPGEFLRKGRFDEIFFVDLPTPEERQDIFGIHLTKRREEIARFDLEQLAKMSDGFSGAEIEQAIVAAMYEAFAQDREFTQLDIIAALKSTLPLSRTMQEQVTALRDWARQRARPAASSVAEYQRMEF; encoded by the coding sequence ATGAAAGAAGAGCTCAATATTTTAATTCAAGCTCAATACCCTTTAATCTACCTTGTGACCTCCGAGGAAGAGCGGGCAGAGCAGTCAATTTTTAAAGTCTCCCAAGATTTAAAACCCCAAAGACGAGTATATGTGTGGACAGTAACTCACGGTATCGTCGAGTACGGTCAACCCCGGAATACAACTCAACACAATACTGTTTCTCCCGAAGCAGCTATTGATTGGATTATTCGGCAAAAAGAACCCAGTATATTTATTCTTAAAGATTTACATCCGTTTATTGATGCGCCGGCAACAACCAGATCGCTCCGGGACGCGATCGCTAGTTTTAAAGGAACGCAAAAGAACATTATTTTAATGTCTCCTGTGCAACAAGTTCCGATAGAACTAGAAAAAGAAGTTGTTGTTTTAGATTTTCAATTGCCTGACATGGCTGAGTTAAATAAAGTTTTAACCGTCCATCAAGAGCAAAATCGTGGACGACGGCTAACCACCGAGGCGCGAGAAAAGCTACTCAGAGCCGCTTTAGGTCTAACTAAAGATGAAGCTGAGAAAGTCTACCGCAAAGCACAGGTAACAACTGGGTGTTTGACGGAAGATGAAGTTGATATCGTCTTATCCGAGAAAAAACAACTCATCCGCCGTAACGGTATCTTGGAGTACATCGAAGAAGATGAAACCATTGACGCTGTTGGCGGCTTGGAAGAATTGAAAACCTGGCTCACCCAACGCTCTAACGCCTTTACAGAAAGAGCGAGAGAGTATGGGTTGCCCCAACCAAAAGGAATGTTAATTCTCGGTGTTCCTGGTTGTGGTAAGTCACTGATTGCTAAAACTACCTCCCGTTTATGGGGTTTACCAATTCTGAGATTAGATATGGGGCGGGTATACGACGGCTCAATGGTGGGTCGAAGTGAAGCCAACCTGCGGAACGCCCTGAAAACAGCAGAATCAATTTCCCCCACGATTCTGTTTATTGACGAATTGGATAAATCCTTTGCGGGTAGCGGTGGTTCTGGCGATTCTGATGGGGGGACATCAAACAGAATTTTCGGCTCTTTCCTTACCTGGATGCAAGAAAAGAAATCTCCAGTGTTTGTCATGGCGACTGCTAACCGAGTAGAACGCTTACCTGGAGAGTTTTTGAGGAAAGGTCGCTTTGATGAAATATTCTTTGTGGATCTGCCCACACCTGAAGAACGTCAGGATATCTTCGGTATTCACCTGACTAAACGCCGGGAAGAAATTGCTAGATTTGACCTAGAGCAACTAGCAAAAATGTCCGATGGCTTTTCTGGCGCAGAAATTGAACAAGCGATAGTGGCGGCTATGTATGAAGCCTTCGCCCAAGATCGGGAGTTCACCCAATTAGATATTATTGCTGCATTGAAGTCTACTTTGCCGCTGTCACGAACGATGCAAGAACAGGTCACAGCCTTAAGGGATTGGGCCAGACAGCGTGCTAGACCCGCAGCCTCCTCTGTCGCTGAATATCAGCGCATGGAGTTTTAA